Below is a window of Gammaproteobacteria bacterium DNA.
GTCCTCGACCAGCACGTTGGTACTCAACTCATTGGTGTCTATGATCGGGATATCGCCGGCCTGCGCGGACTCGCTCTGGCTGTCCTGGCTCACGTGCAGATCGAGCAGAACCCGTTCGTCGGGAGTAATCTGCGGGGTCACCCTGAGCGACAGCACTGCCTTGCGGAACGAGACCGCGGTCGCGCCGCTGGCCGACGCCTCCTGGTAGGGAATATCCACGCCCCTTTCCACAACGGCCTCGCCCTGATTCACGGTGATCACCTTCGGGCTGGCAATCTCCTCGGTCTTGTTATCGGCGATTGACGCCTGCAACTCAAGGTTCAGGAGCCAGGAGCCTACCTTGCCTATCGCCAGACCGAAGCGCCCGGCCGTAGCCTCGGCGATGGGAAGAGCGGTGATGTAACCGGGACTGCCCGCCTCTCCGCAAAACCCGGGACAAGGATCGTCGCCGGCTGCGACATCCCCCCTGTTTCTCCCGCCGAACTGAAAGAACCGGCCCTTCGTGTTTCCCGTCCGGGAATATCCGAACCTCACTCCCAGATTCTCGACGAATTCCCTTTGCGCGGTGACGATCCGGGTCTCGATCAACACCTGCTTCACCGGCACATCCAGGCGGGCAACCATTTCCTTCACCGCCGCTATGGTGGCACTGATGTCTTGCACGATTAAGGTATTGGTCCGCTGATCCACCGTCGTACTGCCCCGCTCGGACAGCAAATTATACGCTTCCCCGCGAATCAGTTCCGCCATATCCGTGGCCCTGGCGTAGTTGATCGAAATGTACTCGGTTTGCAAGGCTTCCAGTTCCTCAAGCGCCTGGACGCTCTCCAACTGTGCCCGCTCGCGGGCGGACAGCTCCTCCTGGGGAGCCACGATGATCACATTGCCTTCCTGTCGCATCCCCAGGCCCCGGGACTTCAGGATGATATCCATAGCCTGATCCCAGGGCACGTTTTTCAGGCGCAACGTGACATTCCCGGTGACCGTGTCGGTGGCGATCAGATTGAAGCCGGTGAAATCGGCAAGCAATTGCAGGACCGCCCGCACCTCTATTTCCTGGAAATTCAGGGACAACTTCTCTCCCACATAAGCGAACCGGTCCGCCTTGAGGGCTTCCTGCTCTTTCTCCGACAGCGGCTTGACCTCGATCGTGAGATCGTTATCCGTCTGATACGCCAAATAGTCATAAGCGAAGTCGCGCATGACGATCTTCATCTGGGTGCCATCCGCATCGGAAAAGACGTCGATCTCATTGACCGGGGTGGCGAAATCCACCACTTCCATGCGCCTGTCCCATTCCGCGGGCAACTCTACCCCGCGGAAAGAGACCTCCAATTCCTTGCCGCTACGGTCAATGCGCATATCCACGGCCGCGTCGGAAAAAGACACCTGGACCAAACCCTCTCCCTTGTTGCCGCGGTGAAAATCCACATTCGTGATTCGATACCCTTGCTCCACGTCGGCCAATTCGACGCGGGCTGCCTCTGCCGCCCGTACCCGCGCTATTCCCTGGTCCTCGTTCAGGGAAATCAGAACCGTGTTGCCCTCGACCTGAATATCGTAAGGCACCATCCGAACCAGGTTGATAACCACGCGCGCCCTGCCGGCCGCCTCCAAGGCAGTAACTCCGTCAATCTTCCCGACCCCTATAGGCTGGGATTTCTCGGCAAGATTGACCGAGACTCCGGGGAAATCCAGCGCGATCCGTGCCGGGTCGTCAATAGTAAAATGCCTGGGAGCGGCGACCTCATCGGAAAATCCGAGCTCCAGCAAGACCCGGTCGCCCGGACGGACCGTATAGTCCACCCTGTCCAGGGTCTGCGCCCAGGCCATCGGAAGCCAACTCATGCCCAACAACCCGAATGCCAGCGCCAGCCCGCAACAGCCGGCACGAGATTCCCGTCGGATGCCCCGTCGGGTGCATTTCGCTGTATTCATATCTTTGTCCTCATCTCGCGCAGCATTCATTCCTCCAGCAGGGAGAGGGACGCCTCGCGCTGCCCCCAGCGCCCCTGACTGTCCTGAAACAACTCCCGGATCTCGATGCGATCCTCGGTAATATTCACGATCTTGCCTATGTTCTGACCCATGTAGTTGTTCACCTTGACCCGATGCACAACCCGATCGGGATCGATGATAATTCCCCAACGACCGCTGTCGTTCTCAATGAGCCCCACCATGCGCAAACTGTCCAACTCGAAGCTCTCCAGCTCTTCTTTGCTGCGCTCGGAAAGTTCGTACTGCCATTCCGGATTGATCTGCTCGCTGGCCAAATTGCTTTCTTCCTCCTGTTGCAAATAGAATTTCACGAACGGATCCCGCGCCTGCAGCTCCCCTGCCTGGTACAGGTACAAGGGAGTCCGCTTGAATTCGGGCAAGGCAGGGATGCCCGATCCGGGACGCGCGTTCACCTCGTCCGCATAAAGCTCCAGGTCGGAGATATCCCCGCCCAAAGTGCACCCCGTCAGCAACGCCAGCAGCGCAAGACTGCCGCCCCGAAAGAGATGCAGGCATATTTCTCTCATTGCTGTCCGCCTTCTTCCACGCTCAAGGCGCGGTAGGTCTTGGCAATGATCGTCATCCGCAGCACCGAACCGGCTCCCCCGGCACTGGCGATCCCGATGTTATGCGTGGTGACGATCCGCGGCAGGGAGGAAACGCCGCTGACAAAACTGCCGAATTGGTGATAGTCTCCCTCCACGCTGATTTCTATGGGGAGCTCGGCATAAAATTCCTTCAGGTTTTCGTTCTGAGGCCGGAATGACTTGAATTCCAGACCAGCCGACAGGCCCGTCTGGGATATATCGATCAACAAACCTTCCATCTCTGCCTTGTTCGGCAATTGCCGCAACAAATCGCCGAACGATTCCTGTATCTGCTTCATCTGCTCCTTTAAGGCATTCAGGTTGGCCGCTGTCGTCTGCTTGGTCTCGAACTCTTCTTTCAACTGCACCTCCATGTTTTCCGCCTGCCCCAACTGCTCGCGCAAACCGCGCACGTCGAAATGCCAGATAAGATATAACAGGACCGAACATAAGACGGCGACGATAACCAACCTGATCGCGATCGGCCAGGAGCCGATCTGCGAGAATTCCAGAGTTTTCAGTTCCGCAATATCCATCGGATCAACCTGCCAGCTCCCCTTCCTCGTCGGACTCGGACTTGGGCTGCACCTGTTGGATCTGCAAAGAGAAATGGCTGAGACGACGCGCCTGCTTTCCCTGCCCGCCCGAGCCCGGCTCGTCTTTGCTCTCAATCAGGCTGAGGCGGGGATTGGCCAACCACTCCGAACTGTTCAGGTTGCGCATCAGGGAAGACACGCGGGCGTTTGACTGCGCCACACCGGTAATCGTAAGCGTGTTGCCGCCTTGCTTAACGGCGGTAAAGCTGACCCCCTCCGGTATCCGCCGCGCCAAATCGTCCAGCAACCGCACATTGAAGGGCCTGCTGCCCTGCAACTCTTCAATAGCGCGCATCCTGGCGATCAGCCTGTTCTTCTCATCCTCCAGCGCCCTGATCTCCTCGATCTTTTTGTTGACAATTTCGATCTGCGCGTTCAGATAGTTATTGCGGCTATTCTGGTAATCAATCAACCGCACATAAGAAAAATGCACCACCACTCCCAGGAACAAGGCCACGATCAGCGCCAGGCCGAGCAAAGTGAGAAATTCGTTCTGCTTCTGGCGGCGCAGTTCTTCGCGCCAGGGAAGTAAGTTAATCCTTGCCATCAGTCGAAACT
It encodes the following:
- a CDS encoding type IV pilus secretin PilQ, translated to MNTAKCTRRGIRRESRAGCCGLALAFGLLGMSWLPMAWAQTLDRVDYTVRPGDRVLLELGFSDEVAAPRHFTIDDPARIALDFPGVSVNLAEKSQPIGVGKIDGVTALEAAGRARVVINLVRMVPYDIQVEGNTVLISLNEDQGIARVRAAEAARVELADVEQGYRITNVDFHRGNKGEGLVQVSFSDAAVDMRIDRSGKELEVSFRGVELPAEWDRRMEVVDFATPVNEIDVFSDADGTQMKIVMRDFAYDYLAYQTDNDLTIEVKPLSEKEQEALKADRFAYVGEKLSLNFQEIEVRAVLQLLADFTGFNLIATDTVTGNVTLRLKNVPWDQAMDIILKSRGLGMRQEGNVIIVAPQEELSARERAQLESVQALEELEALQTEYISINYARATDMAELIRGEAYNLLSERGSTTVDQRTNTLIVQDISATIAAVKEMVARLDVPVKQVLIETRIVTAQREFVENLGVRFGYSRTGNTKGRFFQFGGRNRGDVAAGDDPCPGFCGEAGSPGYITALPIAEATAGRFGLAIGKVGSWLLNLELQASIADNKTEEIASPKVITVNQGEAVVERGVDIPYQEASASGATAVSFRKAVLSLRVTPQITPDERVLLDLHVSQDSQSESAQAGDIPIIDTNELSTNVLVEDGETVVLGGVFSDNKVDNTNRIPFFGDLPYVGFLFRDRRQSNTRRELLVFVTPKILGEDI
- a CDS encoding pilus assembly protein PilP — encoded protein: MREICLHLFRGGSLALLALLTGCTLGGDISDLELYADEVNARPGSGIPALPEFKRTPLYLYQAGELQARDPFVKFYLQQEEESNLASEQINPEWQYELSERSKEELESFELDSLRMVGLIENDSGRWGIIIDPDRVVHRVKVNNYMGQNIGKIVNITEDRIEIRELFQDSQGRWGQREASLSLLEE
- the pilO gene encoding type 4a pilus biogenesis protein PilO; its protein translation is MDIAELKTLEFSQIGSWPIAIRLVIVAVLCSVLLYLIWHFDVRGLREQLGQAENMEVQLKEEFETKQTTAANLNALKEQMKQIQESFGDLLRQLPNKAEMEGLLIDISQTGLSAGLEFKSFRPQNENLKEFYAELPIEISVEGDYHQFGSFVSGVSSLPRIVTTHNIGIASAGGAGSVLRMTIIAKTYRALSVEEGGQQ
- a CDS encoding PilN domain-containing protein → MARINLLPWREELRRQKQNEFLTLLGLALIVALFLGVVVHFSYVRLIDYQNSRNNYLNAQIEIVNKKIEEIRALEDEKNRLIARMRAIEELQGSRPFNVRLLDDLARRIPEGVSFTAVKQGGNTLTITGVAQSNARVSSLMRNLNSSEWLANPRLSLIESKDEPGSGGQGKQARRLSHFSLQIQQVQPKSESDEEGELAG